A single genomic interval of Sceloporus undulatus isolate JIND9_A2432 ecotype Alabama chromosome 2, SceUnd_v1.1, whole genome shotgun sequence harbors:
- the LOC121920724 gene encoding B-cell differentiation antigen CD72-like, translating into MGYWIDGILATAKKNSVKRRYICEKAAAAAAATAAAQWVTVSPLNSGPDGAAREADLAEGQKQRQMLLGRKPCVSLVRHCVPPLRPRAPEKTPQEGIEEQGEVAYENVEGPRPLEGQENPKESRGSEPWVKRTTVLGLLAACLFLLATAVGLGVRYGQVFGQLQRASQDYADHTSILAQRVSTQDQSLVVMDVQLHQATMELNATQVALQKSLVVTERTQKHLEKVEDQLRDANHSLEALKWETERMEAELRQAVSCQIGCCPQGWRFFRWKCLWVSEEEKFWMESQASCERRASRLLILKEPWGAREIWETVLEEMKEEEEEAELGIEGWRLGQSSLRSKEYWIGLHETSTTGRNDWVFTWVDGSHYEGSEVRPDRTYFQYGILIDGFLATAKKNSVKRRYVCEKAAAAAAAAANGSLFPH; encoded by the exons ATGGGATATTGGATCGATGGGATCCTGGCCACAGCAAAGAAAAACTCTGTCAAGCGGCGCTACATCTGCGAgaaggccgccgccgccgccgccgccaccgccgccgcccaATGGGTCACTGTTTCCCCATTGAACAG TGGGCCAGATGGGGCAGCCAGGGAGGCAGATCTGGCCGAAGGACAGAAGCAGCGGCAGATGCTCCTGGGACGCAAGCCCTGCGTTTCCCTGGTGCGCCATTGTGTGCCCCCGCTTAGGCCAAGAG CCCCCGAGAAGACCCCGCAGGAAG GAATTGAAGAGCAAGGGGAGGTCGCCTACGAAAATGTTGAGGGTCCCAGGCCCTTGGAAGGACAGGAGAACCCCAAGGAGAGCAGAG GATCTGAGCCGTGGGTCAAGAGGACCACCGTCCTGGGCCTTCTGGCcgcctgcctcttcctcctggccACCGCCGTGGGACTCGGGGTCCGGT ATGGACAGGTCTTTGGTCAGCTCCAGCGGGCATCCCAAGACTACGCTGACCACACCAGCATCCTGGCGCAGAGAGTCAGCACCCAGGACCAGAGCCTGGTGGTGATGGATGTCCAGCTGCACCAGGCCACGATGGAGCTCAATGCCACCCAAGTGGCCCTTCAGAAGAGCCTAGTGGTCACAGAAAGGACCCAGAAGCATCTGGAGAAGGTGGAGGACCAGTTGAGGGATGCCAACCACAGCCTAGAGGCCTTGAAGTGGGAGACGGAGCGAATGGAGGCAGAATTGCGCCAGGCTGTGTCCTGCCAGATTG GCTGCTGCCCCCAAGGATGGCGATTCTTCCGTTGGAAATGCCTCTGGGTTTCAGAAGAGGAGAAGTTCTGGATGGAGAGCCAGGCGTCCTGCGAACGGAGAGCCTCTCGGCTGCTTATCCTGAAGGAGCCCTGGGGCGCAAGGGAGATTTGGGAGACGGTTTTGGAggagatgaaggaggaggaggaggaggcagagttaGGCATAGAGGGATGGAGGCTGGGGCAG AGTTCTTTGCGGTCAAAGGAATACTGGATTGGACTTCATGAAACCAGTACTACTGGGAGGAACGACTGGGTTTTCACTTGGGTTGACGGGTCACACTATGAAGG ATCCGAGGTACGTCCTGACAGGACTTATTTCCAATATGGGATATTGATCGATGGGTTCCTGGCCACAGCAAAGAAGAACTCTGTCAAGCGGCGCTACGTCTGCGAGAaggccgccgccgctgccgccgccgccgccaatgGGTCACTGTTTCCCCATTGA
- the LOC121920725 gene encoding B-cell differentiation antigen CD72-like codes for MRTQRQLWAAALEIPAPVSLQHIVQIHLRDCGQPCPASRAPWTLAFWRSADEDGARRLGLSRFLPGLSCPRFGSKKRAQRPGSAACESCVREEDGSVSRRPRRKGRDPEGPGLYGPPFFPPITSSFASFPGIEEQGEVAYENVEGPRPLEGQENPKESRGSEPWVKRTTVLGLLAACLFLLAAAVGLGVRYGQVSGQLQRASQDHAANTSVLTQRVSALNRSLAEMEVHLRQAKADLNSTQVALWKSHVAKERTRKHLEKMEDQLKDANRSLDALKREEEAMEARLCQQIGCCPSGWTLFRWKCLWVSQELKTWEESQEDCKERGSQLMLLKGPWDDRWGLEGALGQTNSLRSNGHWIGLNKEKNKWVFRWVDGSHYEGTKKFGRSPDCVKVTQGNLVQDSCSYRRRFICERPAGSMRPDPGSRPFLAERLEGP; via the exons ATGCGGACGCAAAGGCAACTGTGGGCAGCTGCGCTGGAGATCCCTGCGCCAGTGTCACTGCAGCACATTGTCCAGATACATCTGCGAGATTGTGGCCAGCCCTGTCCGGCCAGCCGGGCGCCCTGGACGCTAGCCTTCTGGCGGTCAGCCGATGAGGACGGAGCCCGGCGGCTTGGCTTGAGCCGCTTTCTGCCCGGCTTGTCCTGCCCCCGTTTCGGTAGTAAAAAAAGAGCCCAAAGACCAGGTTCTGCCGCTTGCGAGTCTTGTGTCCGGGAAGAAGATGGCTCCGTCTCA AGAAGACCCCGCAGGAAAGGTAGGGATCCAGAAGGGCCAGGCTTGTATGgtccccctttcttcccccccattacctcttcttttgcttcttttccaGGAATTGAAGAGCAAGGGGAGGTCGCCTACGAAAATGTTGAGGGTCCCAGGCCCTTGGAAGGACAGGAGAACCCCAAGGAGAGCAGAG GATCTGAGCCGTGGGTCAAGAGGACCACCGTCCTGGGCCTTCTGGCcgcctgcctcttcctcctggccGCCGCCGTGGGACTCGGGGTCCGGT ACGGCCAGGTCTCTGGTCAACTCCAGCGGGCATCCCAAGACCATGCGGCCAACACCAGCGTCCTGACGCAGAGGGTCAGCGCCCTGAACAGGAGCCTAGCGGAGATGGAGGTCCACCTGCGCCAGGCCAAAGCAGACCTCAACTCCACCCAAGTGGCCCTTTGGAAGAGCCATGTGGCCAAAGAAAGGACCAGGAAGCATCTGGAGAAGATGGAGGACCAGCTGAAGGATGCCAACCGCAGCCTGGATGCcttaaagagggaggaggaggcaatggAGGCCAGGCTTTGCCAGCAGATCG GCTGCTGCCCTTCAGGATGGACGCTCTTCCGCTGGAAATGCCTCTGGGTTTCACAAGAGCTGAAGACTTGGGAGGAAAGCCAAGAggactgcaaagagagaggctcCCAGCTGATGCTCCTGAAGGGCCCCTGGGATGACCGCTGGGGTCTGGAGGGGGCCTTGGGGCAGACG AATTCTCTGCGCTCAAATGGACACTGGATTGGACTTAACAAAGAGAAGAACAAATGGGTTTTCCGTTGGGTGGATGGGTCACACTATGAAGG aACCAAGAAATTCGGTCGTTCTCCTGACTGCGTAAAAGTGACCCAGGGGAACCTGGTGCAAGATTCCTGTTCGTATCGCCGTCGATTCATCTGCGAAAGGCCAGCCGGATCCATGCGGCCGGACCCAGGCTCCAGACCCTTTTTGGCAGAGAGGCTGGAGGGACCCTAA